The Corynebacterium camporealensis genome contains a region encoding:
- a CDS encoding Na+/H+ antiporter subunit E, with amino-acid sequence MSKARNRFQGVRHRFRPGFVVWIMVMWCMLMGELSWANVFAGLGVGLLIVFALPLPAMPVTGVRISYGALIKYLFIWAWELFFASLKVSWLALRPQEVPKQAIVEVPMRLENEFVLSVAVMLYNLQPGGTISDIDIANRMLTIHILDAGSDAAIEREINAVAKLELAMIRIFERRHA; translated from the coding sequence ATGAGTAAAGCCCGCAATCGTTTCCAAGGCGTGCGTCACCGCTTCCGCCCCGGCTTCGTCGTATGGATCATGGTCATGTGGTGCATGCTCATGGGCGAGCTATCCTGGGCCAACGTCTTCGCTGGCCTGGGCGTCGGCTTGCTCATCGTCTTCGCCCTGCCGCTGCCCGCCATGCCAGTAACCGGCGTGCGCATCTCCTACGGCGCACTGATTAAGTACCTATTCATCTGGGCCTGGGAGCTCTTCTTCGCCTCGCTGAAAGTTTCCTGGCTGGCCCTGCGCCCGCAGGAAGTACCTAAGCAAGCCATCGTCGAAGTCCCCATGCGCTTGGAAAACGAATTCGTTCTGTCAGTCGCCGTTATGCTGTACAACCTGCAGCCGGGTGGCACGATTTCGGATATCGACATCGCCAACCGCATGCTCACCATCCACATCCTCGATGCTGGCTCGGATGCTGCCATCGAGCGCGAAATCAACGCCGTGGCCAAACTAGAATTAGCCATGATCCGCATCTTCGAAAGGAGGCACGCCTAA
- a CDS encoding monovalent cation/H+ antiporter complex subunit F has product MDPSIYTAILTVAAAFLIAAFFITTWRIVVGPNSMDRLVGMDGFIAMFQCAMATYICWSLNTTVANAMLVVALLGFISTVSATKFRKRDTQ; this is encoded by the coding sequence ATGGATCCGTCCATCTACACCGCGATCCTTACCGTCGCCGCAGCCTTCCTCATCGCAGCCTTTTTCATCACCACCTGGCGGATCGTCGTCGGCCCGAACTCCATGGACCGCCTGGTCGGCATGGATGGTTTCATCGCCATGTTCCAGTGCGCGATGGCCACCTACATCTGCTGGTCACTGAACACCACCGTGGCCAATGCCATGCTGGTCGTCGCCCTGCTCGGCTTCATCTCCACCGTGTCTGCCACCAAGTTTAGGAAGAGGGATACCCAATGA
- a CDS encoding monovalent cation/H(+) antiporter subunit G, whose amino-acid sequence MSWSLIADIISLVLVLTGSILIFAAAVGVARFDNTMSRVHPITKPQTIGLIFTILGALIRVTGSETFGVAERGDLGILVLLVLFAMITSPVTAQRMARIARREGLYGSEEHMSRNDRPAGKSLRRK is encoded by the coding sequence ATGAGTTGGTCACTGATCGCTGACATCATCTCGCTGGTCCTCGTCCTGACCGGCTCCATCCTCATCTTCGCTGCCGCCGTCGGTGTCGCGCGCTTCGACAACACCATGTCGCGTGTGCACCCCATCACCAAGCCGCAAACCATCGGGCTGATCTTCACCATCCTCGGCGCACTCATCCGGGTGACTGGCTCTGAAACTTTCGGTGTCGCCGAACGCGGCGATCTGGGCATCCTCGTGCTGCTGGTATTGTTTGCGATGATCACCAGCCCCGTAACCGCCCAGCGCATGGCACGCATCGCGCGTCGTGAAGGCCTGTACGGTTCCGAGGAACACATGTCGCGCAACGACCGCCCCGCCGGAAAGTCGCTGCGCCGAAAGTAG
- a CDS encoding glycosyltransferase 87 family protein, with amino-acid sequence MKKITGLPTICVFLALLVGLIVYRFIVWPDDHAFHARLPLDLWIYAQAGAEVTAGTPLYDAAYVANLPFTYPPFSAILFAPLALFDATTLTWTWHILTGLALLAVLLLVFRERGIKLTPGVWLLAVLLVACSTALEPVHGTAFFGQINIFLMLLVSLDLLVGRRGLPGIGTGLAAGMKLTPAYFGLVFLMQRRWGAVVGCIATFLVTVAIGFVVIPDAMVFWTDAMFNSNRVGEHTNPGAQSIRSLLYRTVGTDSTAVWLILVAIVVALTCLALRTAIIRHNRSAAMALTGISACLVSPFSWYHHWVWVVPLAVVILIKTNRFLGARATTPLGRQLAGLGSVVAMCLTMAPFINHVVFRTLSFRNYYDISLNYFLPADFIFCGAGLLFIGVYAVWGFLPGARNSSISADVRETTSSQLPVSSKTAR; translated from the coding sequence GTGAAAAAGATCACTGGTCTCCCCACCATTTGTGTCTTTCTGGCACTCCTGGTGGGTTTAATCGTCTACCGCTTCATTGTGTGGCCCGACGATCACGCCTTCCACGCCCGCCTGCCGCTCGACCTGTGGATTTACGCGCAGGCTGGCGCTGAGGTCACCGCAGGCACCCCGCTTTACGATGCCGCCTACGTCGCCAACCTGCCTTTTACCTATCCGCCCTTCTCCGCCATCCTGTTTGCCCCGCTCGCGCTATTCGATGCCACCACCCTCACCTGGACCTGGCACATCCTCACCGGCTTAGCCCTGTTGGCCGTGCTGCTGTTGGTCTTCCGCGAGCGCGGCATTAAGCTCACCCCGGGCGTGTGGTTGCTCGCCGTGCTGCTGGTCGCCTGCTCCACCGCGCTCGAGCCCGTCCACGGCACCGCGTTCTTCGGCCAGATCAATATCTTCCTCATGCTGCTAGTCAGCCTGGACTTGCTCGTGGGCCGCCGAGGCCTGCCTGGCATCGGCACCGGCTTGGCTGCAGGCATGAAACTCACCCCGGCCTATTTCGGCCTGGTCTTTCTCATGCAGCGCCGCTGGGGTGCAGTCGTCGGCTGCATCGCCACCTTCCTGGTCACCGTCGCCATCGGCTTTGTGGTCATCCCCGACGCGATGGTCTTTTGGACCGATGCAATGTTCAACTCCAACCGCGTGGGCGAGCACACCAACCCCGGCGCGCAGTCCATCCGCTCTCTGCTTTATCGCACCGTGGGCACCGACTCCACCGCGGTCTGGCTCATCCTGGTCGCCATCGTCGTCGCGCTGACCTGCCTGGCGCTGCGCACCGCGATCATTCGCCACAACCGCTCTGCTGCCATGGCGCTGACCGGCATCTCGGCCTGCCTGGTCTCCCCCTTCTCCTGGTACCACCACTGGGTCTGGGTCGTCCCGCTGGCCGTCGTCATCCTCATTAAGACCAACCGCTTCCTGGGCGCGCGTGCCACCACCCCGCTGGGCCGTCAGCTCGCTGGACTGGGCTCCGTGGTTGCCATGTGCTTAACGATGGCCCCTTTCATCAACCACGTCGTCTTCCGCACCCTGTCCTTTAGGAACTACTACGACATCTCCCTGAACTACTTCCTGCCGGCAGATTTCATCTTCTGCGGAGCAGGCCTGCTGTTCATCGGCGTCTACGCCGTGTGGGGCTTCCTGCCCGGCGCGCGCAATTCATCCATCTCCGCCGACGTACGCGAGACCACCTCTTCCCAGCTGCCAGTCTCTTCGAAGACCGCGCGCTGA
- a CDS encoding glutamate--cysteine ligase: MNTPEEKFARSAEPTLGVEWEVALIDRQTRDLVPRGGELVDKVRKTHPDVHLEKEFLQNTVELVTGVCKTVPEAMADLERSLAAVREAADEMGVDLWSSGGHPFSDFRKNAVSEKSAYSEIINRTQYWGQQMLLWGTHVHVGIRHEDRVWPIINALMTKYPHLLAISASSPAWEGLDTGYASNRTMLYQQLPTAGMPYQFANWEQWQDYMRDQSISGVINHTGSMHFDIRPASKWGTVEVRVSDAASNLRELSAIVALTHCLVVHYDRMIDRGEELPTLQPWHVAENKWRGARYGMEALVITSRDTDERWVTEELEEMIEQLLPLAEELDCADELLLVQEIIDGGAAYQRQRAVFEETGSWEEVVSRTSAEMDELRAPGRKPHTA, translated from the coding sequence GTGAATACTCCGGAAGAAAAGTTCGCCCGTTCCGCCGAACCCACCTTGGGTGTCGAGTGGGAAGTGGCGCTAATTGATCGCCAGACCCGCGACTTGGTGCCGCGGGGAGGCGAGCTCGTCGATAAGGTGCGTAAGACGCATCCGGACGTGCACCTGGAAAAAGAATTCCTCCAAAACACCGTCGAGCTGGTCACTGGCGTGTGCAAGACGGTGCCTGAAGCCATGGCGGATTTGGAGCGCAGCCTGGCAGCGGTGCGCGAAGCTGCTGATGAGATGGGCGTGGACCTGTGGTCATCGGGTGGCCATCCGTTTTCAGATTTTCGCAAGAATGCGGTTTCGGAGAAGTCGGCGTATTCGGAGATTATTAACCGCACTCAGTACTGGGGGCAGCAGATGCTGCTGTGGGGCACGCACGTGCATGTCGGTATTCGGCATGAGGACCGCGTGTGGCCGATCATTAATGCGTTGATGACGAAGTATCCGCATTTGTTGGCGATCTCGGCAAGTTCGCCGGCCTGGGAGGGCCTGGACACCGGCTATGCGTCGAACCGGACGATGCTGTATCAGCAGCTACCGACTGCGGGTATGCCGTACCAGTTTGCCAACTGGGAGCAGTGGCAAGACTACATGCGGGACCAGTCGATTTCGGGCGTGATAAACCACACCGGGTCGATGCACTTTGATATCCGCCCGGCCTCGAAGTGGGGCACGGTGGAAGTACGCGTCTCGGATGCGGCATCAAACCTGCGCGAGCTCTCGGCGATTGTGGCGCTCACGCACTGTTTGGTGGTCCACTATGACCGCATGATTGACCGCGGGGAGGAGCTGCCCACCCTGCAGCCGTGGCACGTGGCTGAAAACAAGTGGCGCGGTGCACGCTATGGCATGGAAGCGCTCGTGATTACCTCGCGTGACACCGATGAGCGCTGGGTGACCGAGGAGCTCGAAGAGATGATTGAGCAGCTGCTGCCGCTGGCAGAAGAGCTCGACTGTGCCGACGAGTTGTTGTTAGTCCAAGAGATTATCGACGGCGGTGCGGCCTACCAGCGTCAGCGCGCGGTCTTCGAAGAGACTGGCAGCTGGGAAGAGGTGGTCTCGCGTACGTCGGCGGAGATGGATGAATTGCGCGCGCCGGGCAGGAAGCCCCACACGGCGTAG
- a CDS encoding LytR C-terminal domain-containing protein, protein MTNVNPENVEQESGAEASAASSGSAAAGLPLRGLAMVLIAVGVMLGLWGLYALTSDGGEDADTAADTAQTAPAEGGAPEGEAGGEPPAQDGAEDEANREGSADEAEREGDEADREQVAPAPAEEIRVNVLNNSTVPDYAKNEAEVLDRDGYATAHVGNLPDEMYPETTVYFAEGNPEAERVARELADRYQGVAKVQRDDLPEETRDGQVTVILVQAP, encoded by the coding sequence GTGACTAATGTGAATCCGGAGAATGTGGAACAGGAATCAGGCGCTGAGGCGAGTGCGGCATCGTCAGGCAGTGCGGCTGCAGGACTGCCCCTGCGCGGGTTGGCCATGGTGCTGATCGCAGTCGGTGTGATGCTGGGCCTGTGGGGCCTGTACGCGCTAACGTCCGATGGCGGCGAGGACGCGGACACGGCAGCTGATACGGCCCAGACCGCGCCTGCTGAGGGTGGGGCGCCAGAGGGCGAAGCTGGGGGTGAGCCACCTGCGCAGGACGGCGCGGAGGACGAGGCGAACCGCGAAGGCTCCGCCGACGAGGCGGAACGTGAAGGCGATGAGGCGGACCGCGAGCAGGTGGCCCCTGCACCGGCAGAGGAGATTCGCGTGAACGTGCTGAACAACTCCACGGTGCCGGATTATGCGAAAAATGAGGCAGAGGTGCTGGATCGCGATGGCTATGCCACCGCGCACGTGGGCAACCTGCCAGATGAGATGTACCCGGAGACCACGGTGTACTTTGCGGAGGGCAATCCGGAGGCAGAGCGCGTGGCGCGCGAGCTGGCTGACCGCTACCAGGGCGTGGCGAAGGTACAGCGCGATGACCTGCCGGAAGAAACCCGCGATGGCCAGGTCACCGTGATTTTGGTCCAGGCGCCGTAG
- a CDS encoding DUF3263 domain-containing protein: MDPLSDLDAAILEFESHAPRAMGAKEEAIRKQLDLSPVRYHQRLNVLLDNPAALREYPVLVKRLQRVRERREDTRRGIVHDGGAER, translated from the coding sequence ATGGACCCTTTGTCAGACCTAGACGCGGCCATCTTAGAGTTCGAGTCGCACGCCCCGCGCGCGATGGGTGCGAAGGAAGAAGCGATCCGCAAGCAGTTGGATTTATCGCCGGTGCGCTATCACCAGCGGTTGAACGTGTTGTTGGATAATCCGGCGGCGTTGCGTGAGTATCCGGTGCTAGTGAAGCGTTTGCAGCGGGTGCGTGAGCGTCGCGAAGACACGCGGCGGGGGATCGTGCACGACGGCGGGGCCGAACGCTAA
- a CDS encoding peptide deformylase encodes MTIRPIVIHGDPVLHNPTEPVTESIDSPELQQLIADMYETMDVANGVGLAANQVGIAKRLFVYHCPDTDGPEGTDKPDGGMRKGCVINPVLETSEIPETMPSDDGSDDEGCLSVPGEGFPTGRADWAKVTGKNEHGEDIELEGYGFFARMLQHETGHLDGYVYTDVLTGRYKRQAKKTIKRNGWTEAGLTWMPGEDADPFGHDD; translated from the coding sequence ATGACTATTCGGCCAATTGTTATCCACGGCGATCCGGTTCTGCACAACCCCACCGAACCGGTCACAGAGTCCATCGATTCCCCGGAGCTCCAGCAGCTTATCGCCGACATGTACGAAACCATGGACGTCGCCAACGGGGTAGGTCTGGCGGCGAACCAGGTGGGCATCGCGAAGCGATTGTTCGTCTACCACTGCCCGGACACCGACGGCCCCGAAGGCACCGACAAGCCCGATGGCGGCATGCGCAAAGGCTGCGTCATCAACCCCGTCTTAGAAACCTCGGAAATCCCCGAGACCATGCCTTCCGATGACGGCTCCGACGACGAAGGCTGCCTGTCCGTGCCCGGCGAAGGCTTTCCCACCGGCCGCGCCGACTGGGCCAAAGTCACCGGCAAAAACGAACACGGCGAAGACATCGAGCTGGAAGGCTACGGCTTTTTCGCCCGCATGCTCCAGCACGAAACCGGCCACCTCGACGGCTACGTCTACACCGACGTCCTTACCGGCCGGTATAAGCGCCAGGCGAAAAAGACCATCAAACGCAACGGCTGGACCGAAGCAGGACTGACCTGGATGCCCGGCGAAGACGCCGACCCGTTTGGCCACGACGACTAA
- a CDS encoding N-acetylglutamate synthase, CG3035 family translates to MSYIFRSDAVEIGDRVVARRVVDGGHSDVIGHVLSLDPLRIRPQMAGGYPSDKDAIEIPANELHIIKKLSPYTVRNSDIRAVETATAKAFPGKEHTWTSDGQWLMRAGDGVTGRSNSAAPLGPSAGFNPVPIEEIDAFYRRHNLPTRLLVPERIGKPAERLITDWDVEPEILVMVARDLPATVDIANSAARTDHDFRFAITDQPDDAWLNLYHFRGQALPPKALEYLRQHIDGHMGFGQLYDAHGSTVAITRGTLTSAGNGDIWLGYSAVEVDPAFRRQGLATLLGARMLSWGLDHGADAAYLQVQASNTAGIGLYHKLGFVEQHRHRYATRISGTL, encoded by the coding sequence ATGAGCTACATCTTCCGCTCCGATGCCGTAGAAATCGGCGACCGCGTCGTAGCCCGCCGCGTCGTCGATGGCGGGCATTCCGATGTCATCGGCCACGTCCTCTCGCTCGACCCGCTGCGCATCCGCCCCCAGATGGCCGGTGGCTACCCCTCGGACAAAGACGCCATCGAAATCCCTGCCAACGAGCTACACATCATCAAAAAGCTCTCCCCGTACACCGTGCGCAACTCCGATATCCGCGCCGTCGAAACTGCCACCGCCAAGGCATTTCCTGGCAAAGAGCACACCTGGACCTCCGATGGCCAGTGGCTCATGCGCGCAGGCGACGGCGTGACCGGCCGGTCGAACTCCGCCGCCCCGCTGGGCCCGTCTGCCGGGTTTAACCCCGTGCCCATCGAGGAAATCGATGCCTTCTACCGCCGCCATAACCTGCCGACCCGACTGTTGGTGCCTGAGCGCATCGGCAAGCCTGCAGAGCGCCTCATCACCGACTGGGACGTCGAACCCGAAATCCTGGTCATGGTCGCCCGCGACCTGCCTGCCACCGTGGACATCGCCAACTCCGCCGCCCGCACGGATCACGATTTCCGCTTCGCCATCACCGACCAGCCTGACGATGCCTGGCTAAACCTCTACCACTTCCGCGGCCAAGCCCTACCGCCGAAGGCCCTGGAGTACCTACGCCAGCACATCGATGGGCACATGGGCTTTGGCCAGCTTTACGATGCCCACGGCTCCACCGTCGCCATCACCCGCGGCACCCTCACCTCCGCCGGCAACGGCGATATATGGCTCGGCTATTCCGCCGTCGAAGTCGACCCCGCCTTCCGCCGCCAAGGACTGGCCACCCTGCTCGGTGCCCGCATGCTGAGCTGGGGCCTAGACCACGGCGCGGATGCCGCGTACCTGCAGGTCCAAGCCTCCAATACCGCGGGCATCGGGCTGTACCACAAACTCGGCTTCGTCGAACAGCACCGGCATCGCTATGCCACACGCATTAGCGGTACCCTGTAG
- a CDS encoding exodeoxyribonuclease III, with amino-acid sequence MRIASWNINSVRTRAHRAINLLQQHDIDVLCLQETKVADDKFPTEPFEEAGYHVSCFGLNQWNGVAIISREKPEEVWTSFPGQPGFAKDPEAEQSLEARAIGARIRGIEIWSLYVPNGREITDRHYAYKLQFLYQLARYAESRSNSKFLLTGDFNIAPRDTDVWDIEAFRGKTHVTEPERAAFQMLLEAGLTEVTRAHTLDKRYTYFDYKGFRFPKNEGMRIDFQLASATLADACTTADIDLTERAGDKTSDHCLLIADYDLPDFDSVR; translated from the coding sequence ATGCGTATCGCCAGCTGGAACATCAACTCCGTGCGCACCCGCGCGCACCGGGCCATCAACTTGCTGCAACAACACGACATCGACGTGTTATGCCTGCAAGAAACCAAAGTGGCCGACGATAAGTTCCCCACCGAACCCTTCGAAGAAGCCGGCTACCACGTCAGCTGCTTCGGACTGAACCAGTGGAACGGCGTGGCGATCATCTCCCGCGAGAAACCAGAGGAGGTCTGGACCTCGTTTCCCGGCCAGCCTGGCTTTGCCAAGGATCCTGAGGCCGAGCAGTCTCTGGAGGCCCGCGCCATCGGTGCGCGCATCCGCGGTATCGAAATCTGGTCGCTGTACGTGCCCAACGGCCGCGAAATCACCGACCGCCACTACGCCTACAAGCTGCAGTTTCTCTACCAGCTAGCCCGCTACGCCGAGAGCCGCAGCAACTCCAAGTTCTTACTGACTGGTGATTTCAACATCGCCCCGCGCGATACGGACGTCTGGGACATCGAAGCCTTCCGCGGCAAGACTCATGTCACCGAACCTGAGCGCGCTGCCTTCCAGATGCTGCTTGAGGCCGGCCTGACCGAGGTCACCCGTGCCCATACGCTGGACAAGCGCTACACCTACTTCGATTACAAGGGCTTCCGTTTCCCTAAAAACGAAGGCATGCGCATCGACTTCCAGCTGGCCAGTGCAACGCTTGCCGATGCCTGCACCACCGCCGACATCGATCTCACCGAACGGGCCGGCGATAAGACCTCCGACCACTGCCTTTTGATTGCAGACTACGATCTGCCCGATTTTGATTCGGTACGTTAA
- the cls gene encoding cardiolipin synthase, giving the protein MSLSIDLSFWQLAFLILDYGIKIIAVGVVPEGRRPASSTAWLLAILLLPFIGLPLFLLMGSPWINRRRHRIQREAKEMIGDVTEQTPDHPEGRLSPEVESVIRLNRRLTGFPALVGHNLGLHSDYNECLRAMAAAIDKAEKYVLIEVYIQSWDDDTDVLYQALRRARERGVEVKLLLDQIGSYKYKGYWSLGKRLTEIGVDWHLMLPIQMHKFRFRRPDLRNHRKIVVIDGEVGFIGSINLITRRYRFKDRYWIDYMVELSGPVVTSLTAMFAVDWYLEADEQLTLDQLPYDDASTPDSNYLQLIPSGPGFTTEPNLRMFNSVVHHAKDRLVMVSPYFVPDESLLEAVTTACYRGVRVELYVSAKADQFIVNHAQSSYYQALLEAGVHIYQFPYPFVLHSKFVLTDPDDYGQDPLCMFGSSNMDMRSFALNYESTMLVAQGNLIDQFNELAANYRAVSHELTLDEWNQRGFFRRYIDNVMRLTSALV; this is encoded by the coding sequence ATGTCGCTGAGCATCGATCTATCTTTTTGGCAGCTTGCCTTCCTCATCCTCGACTACGGCATCAAAATCATCGCCGTCGGCGTCGTTCCGGAAGGCCGCCGCCCTGCCAGCTCCACTGCCTGGCTGCTGGCAATTTTGCTGCTGCCCTTTATCGGCCTGCCACTGTTTCTGCTGATGGGCTCGCCCTGGATCAACCGCCGTCGCCACCGCATCCAGCGCGAAGCCAAAGAAATGATCGGCGACGTTACCGAACAAACCCCCGACCACCCCGAGGGCAGACTATCCCCGGAAGTCGAATCCGTCATACGCCTTAACCGACGGCTCACCGGCTTTCCGGCCCTGGTCGGCCACAACTTAGGCCTGCACTCCGACTACAACGAGTGCCTGCGCGCTATGGCCGCAGCCATCGACAAGGCCGAAAAATACGTGCTTATCGAGGTCTACATCCAATCCTGGGATGACGACACCGACGTGTTGTACCAAGCGTTGCGCCGCGCGCGCGAGCGCGGCGTAGAGGTCAAACTCCTGCTCGACCAAATTGGCAGCTACAAGTACAAAGGCTACTGGTCACTGGGCAAGCGCCTGACCGAAATCGGCGTCGACTGGCACCTCATGCTGCCTATCCAGATGCACAAGTTCCGCTTCCGCCGACCCGACCTGCGCAACCACCGCAAAATCGTGGTCATCGACGGCGAAGTCGGCTTCATCGGCTCGATTAACCTCATTACTCGCCGTTACCGCTTCAAAGATCGCTACTGGATCGACTACATGGTCGAGCTTTCTGGCCCTGTGGTCACTTCGCTTACCGCCATGTTCGCCGTCGACTGGTACTTAGAGGCCGACGAACAGCTCACCCTCGACCAGCTGCCTTACGACGACGCCTCCACCCCGGATTCCAACTACCTCCAACTCATCCCGTCTGGTCCGGGCTTTACTACCGAGCCGAACCTGCGCATGTTCAACTCCGTGGTCCACCACGCCAAAGACCGCCTGGTGATGGTCTCGCCCTACTTCGTCCCCGACGAATCCCTGCTTGAGGCCGTGACCACCGCCTGCTACCGCGGCGTCCGCGTCGAGCTGTATGTCTCAGCGAAGGCGGACCAGTTCATCGTCAATCACGCCCAATCCTCCTACTACCAAGCACTCCTTGAGGCCGGCGTGCATATCTACCAATTCCCCTACCCCTTCGTCCTGCACTCGAAGTTCGTACTCACCGACCCAGACGACTACGGCCAGGATCCACTGTGTATGTTCGGCTCATCGAATATGGACATGCGCTCCTTCGCACTGAACTACGAATCCACCATGCTCGTTGCCCAAGGCAACCTCATTGACCAATTCAACGAACTGGCCGCCAACTACCGCGCAGTTAGCCACGAACTCACCTTGGACGAATGGAACCAGCGCGGCTTCTTCCGCCGCTACATCGATAACGTCATGCGCCTCACGTCTGCCCTTGTATAA
- a CDS encoding HNH endonuclease signature motif containing protein, with translation MTTEEDALSVYRQPGLELLQHSLERPGALARGLDMTYQEVSAWKHAARIYFGPTRFTKKQKEAVRLAAGYSVSRLLRIERFAKRVAEEDERWRFRLDALAFEGTADELCRYLKSATEEQSIPPVEPKRGTNVIQHSENIWSFTMRDEPARIAQLLKSLDVTGSEERLDKMWSMLAEGGQLVEPAYRTVIAIGLDDFMKVIAGKGDDVILGCSDGTTMTGEEYLAHLLAGRMGQDMFAGLYHPTQGPVNLYECRAASFKQRILAISEQLACAWDNCPTPSDHCEVHHIVGHKMGGQTKPTNLTMLCKYHNGVIGSTDPTDMHGPRPKRGYVCRENGRVVYQPPGKEPPRTNPRPAAKRGAMTLV, from the coding sequence ATGACCACCGAAGAAGACGCACTGAGCGTATACCGCCAGCCCGGACTAGAACTGCTCCAGCACTCGCTGGAGCGCCCGGGCGCGCTCGCGCGTGGTCTGGACATGACTTACCAGGAAGTCTCCGCCTGGAAGCATGCAGCGCGTATCTACTTCGGTCCCACCCGCTTTACCAAGAAACAAAAAGAAGCCGTCCGCCTAGCTGCCGGGTACTCGGTGTCACGTTTGCTGCGCATCGAGCGCTTTGCCAAGCGCGTCGCGGAGGAAGACGAGCGCTGGCGCTTCCGCCTCGACGCGTTGGCGTTTGAGGGCACTGCGGATGAGCTGTGCCGCTATCTCAAATCCGCCACGGAAGAACAATCCATCCCACCGGTCGAGCCGAAGCGCGGCACGAACGTCATCCAGCACAGTGAAAACATTTGGAGTTTCACCATGCGCGATGAACCAGCACGCATCGCACAGCTGTTGAAGTCGCTGGATGTGACTGGTTCCGAGGAACGCTTGGACAAAATGTGGTCGATGCTTGCTGAAGGCGGCCAGCTCGTTGAACCGGCCTATCGCACTGTTATTGCCATTGGCCTGGATGATTTCATGAAGGTGATTGCTGGTAAAGGCGATGACGTCATCTTGGGTTGTTCGGATGGCACCACCATGACCGGTGAGGAATACCTCGCGCATCTGCTGGCGGGCCGGATGGGCCAAGACATGTTTGCAGGCCTCTACCACCCAACGCAGGGCCCAGTGAATTTGTATGAGTGCCGTGCGGCCAGCTTTAAACAACGCATCCTGGCTATCTCAGAACAGCTGGCGTGTGCGTGGGATAACTGCCCCACTCCGTCAGATCACTGCGAAGTCCACCACATCGTTGGTCACAAGATGGGTGGCCAGACGAAACCAACGAACTTAACGATGTTGTGTAAGTACCACAACGGCGTGATAGGCAGTACCGACCCCACCGACATGCATGGCCCACGACCGAAACGTGGATATGTCTGTCGGGAAAATGGTCGGGTGGTCTACCAACCACCGGGTAAAGAACCGCCCAGAACCAACCCGCGGCCGGCGGCCAAACGCGGCGCCATGACGTTGGTATAA